One genomic region from Sciurus carolinensis chromosome 2, mSciCar1.2, whole genome shotgun sequence encodes:
- the Rae1 gene encoding mRNA export factor RAE1, whose amino-acid sequence MRRVSAVIGAVATTSSRRLGLPAFLLALPRPVPPRQSLSAGSSGPLAARRGATLRAKMSLFGTTSGFGTGGTSMFGSTTTDNHNPMKDIEVTSSPDDSIGCLSFSPPTLPGNFLIAGSWANDVRCWEVQDSGQTIPKAQQMHTGPVLDVCWSDDGSKVFTASCDKTAKMWDLNSNQAIQIAQHDAPVKTIHWIKAPNYSCVMTGSWDRTLKFWDTRSSNPMMVLQLPERCYCADVIYPMAVVATAERGLIVYQLENQPSEFRRIESPLKHQHRCVAIFKDKQNKPTGFALGSIEGRVAIHYINPPNPAKDNFTFKCHRSNGTNTSAPQDIYAVNGIAFHPVHGTLATVGSDGRFSFWDKDARTKLKTSEQLDQPISACCFNHNGNIFAYASSYDWSKGHEFYNPQKKNYIFLRNAAEELKPRNKK is encoded by the exons ATGCGCCGTGTTTCCGCGGTAATTGGGGCTGTTGCTACCACCAGCTCGAGGAGGCTCGGGCTCCCGGCGTTCCTGCTCGCGCTACCTCGCCCGGTTCCTCCGCGCCAGAGCCTGTCTGCAGGCTCCTCGGGCCCTCTCGCTGCCCGCCGCGGCGCGACCCTCAG agccaAAATGAGTCTGTTTGGAACAACTTCAGGTTTTGGAACTGGTGGGACCAGCATGTTTGGCAGCACAACCACAGATAATCACAACCCTATGAAG GATATTGAAGTGACATCTTCTCCTGATGATAGCATCGGGTGTCTGTCTTTCAGCCCTCCGACCTTACCTGGGAACTTCCTTATTGCAGGATCGTGGGCTAATGAC GTTCGCTGCTGGGAAGTTCAGGACAGTGGGCAGACCATTCCAAAAGCCCAGCAGATGCATACTGGACCCGTGTTGGACGTCTGCTGGAGTGAT GATGGGAGCAAAGTATTTACAGCATCCTGTGATAAAACTGCCAAAATGTGGGACCTTAATAGTAACCAGGCAATACAGATTGCACAG CATGACGCACCTGTTAAAACCATACATTGGATCAAGGCTCCGAACTACAGCTGTGTGATGACGGGGAGCTGGGATAGGACTCTGAAG ttttggGATACCCGGTCGTCAAACCCCATGATGGTCTTGCAGCTCCCTGAGAGGTGTTACTGTGCTGATGTG ATCTACCCAATGGCCGTGGTGGCGACTGCAGAGAGGGGCCTGATCGTCTACCAGCTAGAGAACCAGCCCTCTGAATTCAGGAGGATAGAGTCTCCCCTGAAGCACCAG CATCGTTGTGTGGCTATATTTAAAGACAAACAGAACAAGCCAACTGGCTTTGCTCTGGGGAGTATCGAGGGGAGAGTTGCTATTCACTACATCAACCCTCCAAATCC TGCCAAAGATAACTTCACCTTTAAATGTCATCGATCCAATGGAACCAATACTTCAGCTCCACAAGACATCTATGCG GTAAATGGAATCGCATTCCACCCTGTTCACGGTACCCTTGCAACTGTGGGGTCTGATGGTAGGTTCAGCTTCTGGGACAAAGACGCCAGAACAAAGCTAAAGACTTCAGAGCAGTTAGATCAGCCGATATCAGCTTGCTGTTTCAATCACAATGGAAACATATTTGCCTACGCTTCCAGCTACGACTGGTCCAAG ggACATGAGTTTTATAAtccccaaaagaaaaattacattttcctgCGTAATGCAGCCGAAGAGCTAAAGCCCAGGAATAAGAAGTAG